From the genome of Flavobacterium ovatum, one region includes:
- the pyrR gene encoding bifunctional pyr operon transcriptional regulator/uracil phosphoribosyltransferase PyrR, translating into MTQKVLLTSKEVNIILHRLACQLIENHLDFSDTILVGIQPRGTYLAERLKTLLETEYHTPEIQLGYLDITFFRDDFRRTDKPLEANKTKINFIVENKKVIFIDDVLFTGRSIRAALTAIQSFGRPSEIELLVLIDRRFSRNLPIQPDYRGRQVDAINDEKVKVNWEENDGEDSVCLITN; encoded by the coding sequence ATGACTCAAAAAGTATTGCTCACTTCTAAGGAAGTCAATATCATTCTGCATCGTTTGGCTTGTCAACTCATTGAGAATCATTTAGATTTTTCGGATACGATATTAGTAGGGATTCAGCCTAGAGGAACGTATCTGGCAGAACGTCTTAAAACGTTACTAGAAACGGAATACCATACCCCGGAGATTCAGTTGGGTTATTTGGATATTACCTTCTTTAGAGACGATTTCCGAAGAACGGATAAACCATTGGAAGCCAATAAAACCAAAATTAATTTTATTGTCGAAAATAAAAAAGTCATTTTTATTGATGATGTGCTGTTTACGGGTAGAAGCATTCGTGCGGCTTTGACTGCGATTCAGTCTTTTGGTCGTCCGTCCGAAATTGAATTGTTGGTGTTAATTGACAGACGTTTTAGCCGTAATTTACCGATTCAACCCGATTATAGAGGACGTCAAGTCGATGCGATTAACGATGAAAAAGTAAAAGTGAACTGGGAAGAGAATGACGGAGAAGATTCTGTTTGTTTAATCACAAACTAA